The following are from one region of the uncultured Hyphomonas sp. genome:
- a CDS encoding DUF4345 domain-containing protein, which yields MKRGLQVFLGVFSIIPVVFALLGFLAGAGRLSPEGVTVDLDNQYRYFSGMYLVVAFLLWSIIPAIEKHGRTLFLISAAIFIGGLGRVVSYMTMGAPSQDLMVGMGIELVVPVLFVVWQRAVAAKA from the coding sequence ATGAAACGTGGCCTGCAGGTATTTCTCGGCGTTTTCTCAATCATTCCGGTTGTGTTCGCGCTTCTCGGCTTCCTGGCCGGGGCAGGGCGGCTGTCGCCCGAAGGTGTGACTGTCGATCTCGACAATCAGTACCGGTACTTTTCCGGCATGTACCTCGTCGTGGCGTTTCTACTCTGGTCGATCATTCCGGCCATCGAAAAGCATGGCCGCACATTGTTCCTGATCAGCGCGGCGATCTTCATCGGCGGCCTTGGCCGCGTGGTGTCCTACATGACAATGGGCGCGCCGTCGCAGGACCTGATGGTCGGTATGGGGATCGAACTGGTCGTCCCCGTGCTCTTTGTCGTGTGGCAGCGCGCGGTGGCGGCGAAGGCCTGA
- a CDS encoding glyoxalase superfamily protein, whose protein sequence is MSLSISTRDQAKARAREIRAELAAAGTPISHSEALECVAKELGYRDWNTASARLSNMPEVVLQVGDQVAGRYLKQAFDGRVLAVREMAGGTAFEVTLEFDEPVDVVEFESFSNFRQRVTQTISTGGVSFSKTSDGVPHLVVERTSTGLV, encoded by the coding sequence ATGTCTCTCTCAATATCTACCCGCGACCAGGCCAAGGCCCGTGCGCGTGAAATCCGGGCGGAACTGGCAGCTGCCGGAACGCCCATCTCTCATTCCGAAGCGCTTGAATGCGTGGCGAAGGAACTTGGCTATCGCGACTGGAACACGGCCTCGGCCCGCCTGTCGAACATGCCGGAAGTCGTGCTGCAGGTCGGCGACCAGGTGGCCGGCCGCTACCTGAAACAGGCCTTCGACGGCCGGGTGCTCGCGGTCCGCGAAATGGCGGGCGGCACGGCGTTCGAAGTGACGCTGGAATTCGACGAGCCGGTCGATGTGGTGGAGTTCGAAAGCTTTTCCAACTTCCGCCAGCGGGTCACTCAGACCATCTCGACCGGCGGCGTCTCGTTCTCGAAAACGAGCGATGGCGTGCCCCACCTGGTGGTGGAACGCACCTCCACCGGGCTGGTGTGA
- a CDS encoding malate dehydrogenase: protein MKQPVKIAVTGAAGQIGYALLFRIAAGDMLGPDQPVDLHLLEITPALDALKGVVMELNDCAFPLLNNIVATDNADEAFKDVDFAYLVGAMPRKQGMERKDLLSANGGIFGPQGKAINDNAKRDVKVLVVGNPANTNALIAQLHAPDLDPKCFTAMVRLDHNRAMSQLAEKTGTHNTDVKKVIIWGNHSATQYPDLHHTTVAGAPALSKVDQAWYSDTFIPDVQQRGAAIIKARGASSAASAASAAIDHMRDWALGTPEGEWVSMGIPADGSYGIEPGVIYGYPVTCKDGKYEIVQGLDINEFSRARMDATEKELREERQAVADLLG from the coding sequence GTGAAACAGCCCGTGAAGATTGCCGTAACCGGTGCCGCTGGCCAGATTGGCTATGCCCTCCTCTTCCGTATCGCCGCTGGCGACATGCTTGGACCGGACCAGCCGGTCGATCTTCACCTGCTGGAAATCACGCCAGCGCTCGACGCTCTGAAGGGCGTCGTGATGGAGCTGAACGACTGCGCCTTCCCGCTGCTGAACAACATCGTCGCCACCGACAATGCCGATGAGGCCTTCAAGGATGTCGACTTCGCCTACCTCGTCGGCGCCATGCCGCGGAAACAGGGCATGGAACGCAAGGACCTCCTGTCCGCCAATGGCGGCATCTTCGGCCCGCAGGGCAAGGCCATCAATGACAACGCCAAGCGCGACGTCAAAGTGCTGGTCGTCGGCAACCCCGCCAACACCAACGCCCTGATCGCCCAGCTCCACGCGCCGGATCTGGACCCGAAATGCTTCACCGCCATGGTGCGCCTGGACCATAACCGCGCGATGAGCCAGCTTGCCGAGAAGACCGGCACGCACAACACCGACGTGAAGAAGGTCATCATCTGGGGCAACCACTCGGCCACCCAGTATCCGGACCTGCACCACACGACCGTCGCCGGCGCCCCGGCGCTGTCGAAAGTCGACCAGGCCTGGTATTCCGACACCTTCATCCCGGACGTGCAGCAGCGCGGCGCGGCCATCATCAAGGCCCGCGGTGCCTCTTCGGCGGCGTCTGCTGCCTCGGCTGCCATCGACCATATGCGCGACTGGGCCCTCGGCACGCCGGAAGGCGAATGGGTGTCCATGGGCATCCCGGCCGACGGCTCCTACGGCATCGAACCGGGCGTCATCTATGGCTATCCGGTGACCTGCAAGGACGGCAAGTACGAGATCGTCCAGGGCCTGGACATCAACGAGTTCTCGCGCGCCCGCATGGACGCCACCGAGAAAGAACTGCGTGAAGAACGCCAGGCCGTGGCCGACCTGCTGGGCTAA
- the pdxH gene encoding pyridoxamine 5'-phosphate oxidase has protein sequence MTSPTDKAIIPPSPSAADYATDPTGKPLIPNATDPFALFNDWMAEARAKELNDSNAMSLATVDADGMPDVRVVLLKEVTPAGFVFFTNLKSTKGEQLSANPVAAMGFHWKSLRRQIRIRGTVERVTDAEADEYFSTRAAQSRISAIASDQSRPLADRAAFEQRIAELSEIYGDGPDIPRPEFWGGFRLTPIEIEFWQDQAFRMHDRLRFTRAGDGWETGRLYP, from the coding sequence ATGACCAGCCCCACAGACAAGGCCATTATTCCCCCGAGCCCCAGCGCTGCAGACTATGCAACTGACCCGACCGGCAAGCCGCTGATCCCGAATGCGACGGATCCATTCGCCCTGTTCAATGACTGGATGGCCGAAGCCCGCGCCAAGGAACTGAACGATTCCAACGCCATGTCGCTCGCCACGGTCGACGCGGATGGCATGCCGGATGTGCGGGTTGTCCTGCTGAAAGAGGTCACGCCCGCCGGCTTTGTCTTCTTCACCAACCTCAAAAGCACCAAGGGCGAGCAGCTCAGCGCCAATCCCGTCGCCGCGATGGGCTTCCACTGGAAAAGCCTGCGCCGCCAGATCCGTATCCGCGGCACGGTGGAACGTGTGACCGACGCCGAGGCCGACGAATATTTCTCCACCCGCGCCGCGCAGAGCCGGATCAGCGCCATTGCCTCCGACCAGTCGCGCCCGCTGGCCGACCGCGCCGCCTTCGAACAGCGCATTGCGGAACTGTCCGAAATCTATGGCGACGGGCCGGACATTCCGCGCCCCGAATTCTGGGGTGGCTTCCGCCTGACCCCGATCGAGATCGAGTTCTGGCAGGACCAGGCCTTCCGCATGCACGACCGCCTGCGCTTCACGCGGGCAGGGGACGGCTGGGAAACCGGCCGGCTTTATCCGTAA
- a CDS encoding glycerophosphodiester phosphodiesterase family protein, with protein MKRFAFSVMSLALTACGAAETTAPQPSAEDASISSSPLPLPEYFDCLRTHKGMVIAAHRGGPDTGYPENAVETFQHGFDKGIRVFEIDVAETKDGVLTLMHDDRLNRTTTGSGYVSDTDWETMSGLELVDNDGRRTGFHPPKLTDALLWAKRTGAVLELDKKPTTSFRNIAAAVKAADAAENVIFISYNDDQAAEIAAINPDLMMTATAYGDRDVAKLERRGVDRTRLIGWTGTDEPKPAAWARLEQVGVEPAFGTLGRKGKRLDDIYLADGDASEYDTLAAEGLVLLATDEPYRVADLTTSDDTGRNACGR; from the coding sequence ATGAAAAGATTTGCATTTTCCGTGATGTCGCTGGCCCTGACGGCCTGTGGCGCAGCTGAAACGACTGCCCCGCAGCCGAGTGCGGAAGACGCAAGTATTTCATCGTCCCCCCTTCCATTGCCGGAATATTTTGACTGCCTTCGCACACATAAGGGCATGGTCATTGCCGCCCACCGGGGCGGGCCGGACACGGGATACCCCGAAAATGCGGTCGAGACCTTCCAGCACGGTTTCGACAAGGGCATCCGCGTCTTTGAGATCGATGTGGCCGAAACGAAAGACGGCGTGCTGACCCTGATGCATGACGACCGGCTGAATCGGACGACGACCGGCAGCGGCTATGTCTCCGACACCGACTGGGAAACGATGAGCGGTCTGGAACTGGTCGACAATGACGGGCGGCGCACCGGCTTTCACCCGCCGAAACTGACCGATGCCCTGCTCTGGGCCAAGCGGACCGGCGCCGTGCTGGAGCTCGACAAGAAGCCAACCACCAGTTTCCGCAACATTGCCGCTGCCGTGAAGGCCGCGGACGCGGCGGAGAATGTGATCTTCATTTCCTACAATGATGACCAGGCCGCCGAAATCGCCGCCATCAATCCGGATCTGATGATGACCGCCACCGCCTATGGTGACCGGGACGTCGCGAAACTGGAACGCCGGGGCGTCGACCGTACCCGCCTGATCGGCTGGACCGGAACCGACGAGCCGAAACCGGCCGCCTGGGCCCGCCTGGAACAGGTGGGCGTCGAGCCCGCCTTTGGCACGCTGGGCCGCAAGGGCAAGCGGCTGGACGATATCTATCTGGCCGATGGCGATGCCAGCGAATACGACACCCTCGCTGCCGAAGGCCTTGTCCTGCTGGCAACCGACGAACCCTATCGCGTGGCAGACCTGACGACATCCGACGATACCGGCCGGAACGCCTGCGGACGGTAG